In one Brienomyrus brachyistius isolate T26 chromosome 7, BBRACH_0.4, whole genome shotgun sequence genomic region, the following are encoded:
- the ndor1 gene encoding NADPH-dependent diflavin oxidoreductase 1 produces MSDHTLLVLYGSQTGTAQDTAERIGRQAQRRHVKVRVEALDSYNVANLISESLVVFVCSTTGQGDPPDNMKNFWRFLFRKSLPLGSLCRLDCAVLGLGDSSYSKFNFVAKKLHKRLLQLGASILLPVGLADDQHDLGPDGVIDPWLTAFWGKALSLYPPPAGLKALNDTELLPPRYTFHFLDNATEKPANWSQDMTLVASRSQPRPFMAQMTSNQRVTHPTHFQDVRLIEFDITGSDIEFNAGDVVLIRPQNSPEDVQQLCQLLKLDPERQFILMPADGAAAPGPARLPQPCTIRYLLERFLDVASVPRRSFFEVLACFATNELEKEKLVEFCSAQGQEELYSYCNRPRRTALEVLADFPHTMSTIQVDYLLDLFPEIQPRSFSIASSLLAHPHRIQILLAVVQYRTRLHKLRKGLCSSWLASLDPTQGMVSVPLWVKKGGLKFPIDTNTPVIMVGPGTGVAPFRSAVQERIAQHKMGNVLFFGCRSESKDFYFRLEWEELEGAGQLTLFTAFSRDQEDKVYVQHRVTERAALLWDLIANENAHFYIAGNAKQMPTAVCDALKGLFQSEGGMSASQAEEMLGAMEKAGRFQSETWS; encoded by the exons ATGTCCGATCACACCCTGCTGGTTTTGTACGGCAGCCAGACTGGGACGGCCCAGGACACGGCCGAACGCATCGGGCGCCAGGCTCAGAGGAGACACGTGAAGGTCCGGGTGGAGGCGCTGGACTCTTATAATGTG GCAAACCTGATCTCTGAGTCATTGGTGGTGTTTGTTTGTTCCACAACTGGCCAAGGTGATCCGCCAGACAACATGAAG AACTTCTGGCGGTTCCTGTTCCGGAAGTCTCTGCCCCTGGGTTCCCTGTGCCGCCTTGACTGTGCTGTGCTGGGTTTGGGAGACTCCTCCTACTCCAA GTTTAACTTCGTTGCAAAGAAGCTCCATAAGCGCCTACTGCAGCTGGGGGCCAGCATTCTGCTTCCTGTGGGACTGGCAGACGACCAGCACGACCTTGG TCCCGATGGAGTGATTGACCCCTGGCTCACTGCATTCTGGGGAAAAGCCTTGTCCTTGTATCCTCCCCCTGCAGGACTGAAGGCGCTCAATGACACAGAGTT ACTCCCTCCTAGGTACACTTTCCACTTTCTGGATAATGCCACGGAGAAGCCAGCTAATTGGTCCCAGGACATGACACTTGTGGCCAGTCGTTCGCAACCCCGCCCCTTCATGGCACAAATGACGTCCAATCAGAGGGTGACACATCCCACGCACTTCCAGGACGTACGACTCATCGAGTTTGATATTACGGGGTCAGATATAGA GTTTAACGCCGGAGACGTGGTGCTGATACGTCCCCAGAACTCCCCCGAGGATGTGCAGCAGCTGTGCCAGCTGCTGAAGTTGGACCCGGAGCGGCAGTTCATCCTGATGCCAGCAGATGGCGCTGCAG CCCCCGGGCCTGCCCGCCTGCCCCAACCCTGCACAATCCGGTACCTGCTGGAGCGTTTCCTGGATGTGGCCAGCGTGCCGCGCCGCTCGTTCTTTGAGGTGCTGGCCTGCTTTGCCACCAACGAGCTGGAGAAGGAGAAGCTTGTGGAGTTCTGCTCTGCACAGGGCCAAGAGGAGCTATACAGCTACTGCAACAGGCCCCGGCGCACAGCCTTGGAG GTGCTGGCTGACTTTCCACACACCATGAGCACCATCCAAGTTGACTATCTGCTGGACCTCTTTCCAGAAATCCAGCCTCGCTCCTTCTCGATCGCCTCCTCGCTGCTG GCCCATCCACACCGGATCCAGATCCTGCTAGCTGTGGTACAATACAGGACTCGCTTACACAAACTGCGCAAGGGCCTGTGCTCGTCTTGGCTGGCCTCGCTGGACCCCACGCAGG GGATGGTGTCTGTCCCTCTCTGGGTGAAAAAAGGGGGGCTGAAGTTCCCTATTGATACGAACACCCCCGTGATCATGGTAGGGCCTGGGACTGGAGTGGCACCTTTCAGGTCTGCTGTACAGGAGAGAATCGCCCAGCACAAAATGG GAAATGTGCTTTTTTTCGGCTGTCGCTCTGAGTCCAAGGATTTCTACTTTCGCTTGGAGTgggaggagctggaaggggccggtCAGCTGACCCTCTTCACAGCTTTCTCTCGGGACCAG GAAGACAAGGTGTACGTGCAGCATCGCGTGACGGAGCGGGCCGCCCTGCTGTGGGACCTCATTGCGAATGAGAATGCGCATTTCTACATAGCTGG CAATGCCAAGCAGATGCCCACAGCTGTGTGCGATGCCCTGAAGGGGCTCTTCCAGAGTGAAGGTGGCATGTCCGCCTCCCAGGCTGAGGAGATGCTGGGTGCCATGGAGAAGGCGGGCCGATTCCAGAGCGAGACTTGGTCCTGA